In the Campylobacter lari genome, TTTGTTTTTAGCTTTAAAATCACATCAACACCAGCCAAATTAACTCCAAGATCTCTTGTTAAGCGTAAAATCATTTTGATTCTATCTATATCTTTTTGAGAATATAGTCTCATTTTCCCATCGGTTCTGCTTGGCTCAACTAAACCTTCTTTTTCGTATTGTCTTAGAGTTTGTGGGTGTATGCTTAAGACCTTTGCAACAACACTTATAAGATACACCGGTTCATCATAACTATGCTCCATTGCATACTCCTTTTAAGGTAATTTTTCTTCTAAAATTTTTACAAATTCAGGATCAAGACTATTAATATCAGGTATTTTTACATTTAAAATTAAATACATATCCCCATAAAGGTCTGTTTTTCTATTTTGTACTCCATAGCCTTTAAGTCTGATTTTTTGATTATTTTTAGAATTTGGCGGTATAGTGATTTTAACTTCTTTTCTTGGGGTATGTACGCTGATTTTATCTCCAAAGAGTGCTGTTTTTAGGCTAATTTCAACTTTTTTGTATAAATCATCATCTTCTCTTTCATATTCATCACTTTTTTCAAGCTCTACTTTTAAAATCAAATCTCCTTTTTGTCCTTGAAAGCTTTTTCCCTTACCTCGTATGCGTAGCTTTTCGCCATCTTTTATACCATGTGGAATTTTGATTTTAACTTGTTCATTATTGATATTTATGGTATGCTCACCACCTAAAATTCCTTTTTCAAAAGGAATTTTAACACTTGCTTGTAAGTCTAAATCCTCTTCAAAGCCGCCAAAGCCGCCAAAACCACTTCTAAAATTATTACTAGAGCTAAAACCTCTACCAAATCCTCCAAAACCCCCGCCAAAAATATTATTCAAAATATCATTAATATCAGCTCC is a window encoding:
- a CDS encoding heat shock protein transcriptional repressor HspR; this translates as MEHSYDEPVYLISVVAKVLSIHPQTLRQYEKEGLVEPSRTDGKMRLYSQKDIDRIKMILRLTRDLGVNLAGVDVILKLKTKIDEFENTIEELRLELDRRDNPSKSRAVVKHRSNFDLIFLEKMK
- a CDS encoding co-chaperone-curved DNA binding protein A; this translates as MSNSLYETLGVSQNASADEIKKAYRKLARQYHPDINKEAGAEEKFKEINAAYEILSDEKKRAQYDRYGDSMFGGQSFHDFSRNAGGADINDILNNIFGGGFGGFGRGFSSSNNFRSGFGGFGGFEEDLDLQASVKIPFEKGILGGEHTININNEQVKIKIPHGIKDGEKLRIRGKGKSFQGQKGDLILKVELEKSDEYEREDDDLYKKVEISLKTALFGDKISVHTPRKEVKITIPPNSKNNQKIRLKGYGVQNRKTDLYGDMYLILNVKIPDINSLDPEFVKILEEKLP